A region from the Colwellia sp. PAMC 21821 genome encodes:
- a CDS encoding DegT/DnrJ/EryC1/StrS aminotransferase family protein, with amino-acid sequence MLNTQLSPWPSFSEEEITAVSQVLQSNKVNYWTGQQGREFEKEFAAYTDNKYAVAVANGTLALDLALNTVAIVEGDEVIVTSRTFIASISSIINAGATPIFADVELDSQNISVRTIKAVLTEKTKAIICVHLAGWPCEMDDIMALAEQNNLYVIEDCAQAHGTKYKGRSVGSIGHIGAWSFCQDKIMTTGGEGGMLTTNNETLWRKAWAFKDHGKSYAAVYEKQHPPGYRWLHESFGTNWRLTEMQSAIGRIQLKRMPTWTKIRNENAEKIFQVCRQYPWLVVPTVPDYIVHAYYKCYVFVDNGKVPEGISRDDIMNIINEFNVPCYSGSCSEVYKEKAFDQTGLQPKVALKHAQSLGETSLMFLVHPTLTEIEMNTVCQGLSQALDIISNKT; translated from the coding sequence GTGCTCAATACGCAACTTTCCCCATGGCCAAGCTTTAGCGAAGAAGAAATTACAGCCGTTAGCCAAGTATTACAATCTAATAAAGTTAACTACTGGACCGGCCAACAAGGGCGAGAATTTGAAAAAGAATTTGCTGCTTACACCGATAATAAATATGCCGTAGCGGTTGCTAATGGCACTCTGGCGCTAGACCTTGCTTTAAATACTGTAGCTATTGTTGAAGGTGATGAAGTCATTGTTACTTCAAGAACTTTTATCGCGTCGATAAGTAGCATTATTAACGCTGGCGCCACGCCTATTTTTGCTGATGTTGAACTTGATAGCCAAAATATCAGTGTAAGGACAATCAAAGCCGTATTAACAGAAAAAACCAAAGCTATTATTTGTGTTCACCTAGCGGGATGGCCTTGTGAAATGGACGACATAATGGCGCTAGCCGAACAAAATAATCTCTATGTTATTGAAGATTGTGCTCAAGCACACGGCACAAAATATAAAGGCAGATCCGTCGGTAGCATAGGACATATTGGTGCTTGGTCGTTTTGCCAAGACAAAATAATGACTACAGGTGGCGAAGGCGGCATGCTCACCACCAATAACGAAACACTGTGGCGTAAAGCTTGGGCTTTTAAAGATCATGGCAAGTCCTATGCCGCTGTTTATGAAAAACAACACCCTCCAGGTTATCGTTGGCTACATGAAAGCTTTGGCACCAATTGGCGACTAACAGAAATGCAATCGGCTATTGGCCGCATCCAACTCAAGCGCATGCCCACTTGGACAAAAATTCGTAATGAAAATGCTGAAAAAATATTTCAAGTCTGTCGGCAATACCCTTGGTTAGTTGTGCCAACAGTGCCTGACTATATCGTTCATGCCTATTACAAATGTTACGTCTTTGTCGATAATGGCAAAGTCCCCGAGGGCATCTCTCGTGACGATATTATGAATATTATCAACGAGTTCAACGTGCCTTGTTATTCTGGAAGCTGCTCTGAAGTGTATAAAGAAAAAGCGTTCGATCAGACTGGTCTTCAGCCTAAAGTAGCATTGAAACATGCTCAATCTTTAGGTGAAACTAGCTTAATGTTTTTAGTTCATCCCACACTGACTGAAATTGAAATGAATACGGTTTGCCAAGGGCTGAGTCAAGCGCTTGATATTATTAGTAACAAGACATAA
- a CDS encoding acetyltransferase — protein MKKNQTLVIIGAGGHGLVVADCAESIGHYSEVIFLDDCLDKLKDKSHWHIAGPIASWVEYGENVDFIVAIGNNTLRASLLQQLSAENCCLATLIHPTAFISKHSYIGPGVVIFAKAVVNIGARIDEGCIINTAATIDHDCHIQAYCHISPGVNIAGGVNVGKLSWLGIGSSVVEYITIAENTHSGAGAVITKSTQSNKLYLGVPALPVRSLI, from the coding sequence ATGAAAAAGAATCAAACCTTAGTCATTATTGGCGCTGGCGGTCATGGCCTTGTAGTCGCTGATTGTGCAGAAAGTATCGGCCACTACAGTGAAGTTATTTTTCTCGACGACTGTTTAGACAAACTTAAAGATAAAAGCCACTGGCATATTGCTGGGCCTATCGCCAGCTGGGTTGAATATGGCGAAAACGTTGACTTTATTGTCGCCATTGGCAATAACACGTTACGAGCAAGTTTATTGCAGCAGTTATCTGCCGAGAACTGTTGCTTAGCGACATTAATTCACCCGACAGCCTTTATCAGTAAACATAGCTATATCGGCCCAGGCGTGGTTATTTTTGCCAAGGCTGTGGTCAATATCGGCGCACGTATCGACGAGGGTTGTATTATTAATACCGCTGCCACTATCGATCATGACTGTCATATCCAAGCTTATTGTCATATTTCTCCTGGGGTTAATATCGCTGGTGGTGTTAATGTTGGCAAATTATCTTGGTTAGGTATTGGCAGCAGTGTTGTCGAATATATAACTATTGCCGAAAACACCCATTCTGGCGCGGGGGCGGTGATAACAAAATCAACCCAGAGTAATAAACTTTATCTGGGCGTACCTGCCCTCCCTGTTCGTTCACTTATTTAA
- a CDS encoding DEAD/DEAH box helicase, translating to MSSVTTPANFTELGLIPPLLARLTELEYQQPTPIQAQAIPSVLAGRDLIAGANTGSGKTATFALPLLQKIQEKQLSNSEKNTKGNYVTGLILVPTRELAKQVADSIKSYAVHFNGAIKTVAVFGGVSANTQMLALRGGSDILVATPGRLLDLISSNAIKLDRVNTLVLDEADRMLSLGFTEELSALLALLPKKKQTLLFSATFPDQVKALTQELLNNPIEIQVQSADASTLVQRVFTVNKGDKTAVLAYLIQQHKWRQALIFVNAKHHCEHLAEKLAKRGITAAVFHGDKGQGERSRVLDGFKSGEIDVLIATDIAARGLDIEKLPVVINFNLPRSPSDYMHRIGRSGRAGEVGLAISLIDYEDYHHFKVIEKKHKIRLEREQVEGFEVDEAINDALLAELIAESKPMAAPEGSGKKKRKKKSTINADIWAGHSDTE from the coding sequence ATGTCTTCTGTCACAACGCCAGCCAATTTTACAGAACTTGGCCTTATTCCACCTTTGTTAGCGCGCTTAACGGAGCTAGAATATCAACAGCCAACGCCCATTCAAGCGCAAGCTATTCCAAGTGTCTTAGCCGGACGTGATTTAATTGCCGGGGCAAATACCGGTTCGGGTAAAACGGCCACCTTTGCATTACCTCTTTTGCAAAAAATTCAGGAAAAACAATTATCGAATAGTGAAAAAAACACTAAAGGTAACTACGTTACTGGCCTTATTTTAGTGCCTACTCGTGAATTAGCTAAGCAAGTGGCAGACAGTATTAAATCTTATGCCGTACATTTTAACGGCGCGATTAAAACAGTAGCAGTTTTCGGTGGTGTCTCAGCCAATACGCAAATGCTAGCATTACGCGGTGGCAGCGATATTTTAGTGGCTACCCCAGGACGATTACTCGATTTAATTTCAAGTAATGCCATTAAACTCGACAGGGTTAACACCTTAGTACTTGATGAAGCCGATAGAATGTTAAGTTTAGGCTTTACAGAGGAATTATCTGCACTGTTAGCTTTACTACCAAAGAAAAAACAAACCTTATTATTTTCAGCAACGTTCCCTGATCAAGTAAAAGCGTTAACACAAGAGTTACTGAATAATCCTATTGAAATACAAGTACAAAGTGCCGATGCTAGCACCTTAGTGCAGCGAGTATTTACCGTCAATAAAGGTGATAAAACCGCGGTATTAGCGTATTTGATTCAGCAACATAAATGGCGACAAGCCCTTATTTTTGTTAATGCTAAACATCATTGTGAACACCTAGCGGAAAAACTCGCTAAACGTGGCATTACTGCGGCCGTGTTTCATGGCGATAAAGGTCAAGGCGAACGCAGCCGAGTACTTGACGGATTCAAATCAGGCGAGATTGACGTATTAATAGCCACAGATATTGCTGCCCGCGGTTTAGACATCGAAAAACTGCCGGTCGTGATCAACTTTAACTTACCCAGAAGTCCATCAGACTATATGCATCGTATTGGCCGAAGTGGCCGAGCAGGAGAAGTTGGCTTAGCAATATCATTGATCGACTATGAAGATTATCATCATTTTAAAGTGATAGAAAAGAAGCATAAAATCCGTCTTGAACGTGAGCAAGTCGAGGGTTTTGAAGTCGATGAAGCTATAAATGACGCGCTATTAGCCGAATTAATAGCTGAAAGTAAACCCATGGCAGCGCCAGAAGGTAGCGGCAAGAAAAAACGCAAAAAGAAAAGCACCATTAATGCTGATATTTGGGCCGGTCATTCCGATACTGAATAA
- a CDS encoding DEAD/DEAH box helicase yields the protein MAKNTFTPELLEQHFTKNEWKKGTRIFQSKGIKTCALDGETIRGVVSSERSNQSSYLTRLVFEGKYDDIASYCDCYIGRDCKHGAALAQCFIHEHFDQNNTASSEKVIDKWLNRFQAQPSRYQPNSQQKSLLYFLKPNSYNDDDYFTLGIKSARPKNSGGWSHSLGSEHTASSLINSAYANNEDVDVLTELMRTNQFGDNIKYFDLFERIIKTNRCFWHTNFDLNEAVTLGEPIEAQWQWLALGNQLHTLQLVFEKPSSSVLIIKAQPLCYYDEAQNCFGKINTNTQCDFEADLLNSPIFEEDKLPWIMSKLSMSLGDAVQRLPKPKTEYSQELTKPEVYLHFTTPAEANPQSGNVRVNFSYQGSLVNPHNERLTVSPSNLTDSKIKLYRDLAFEQMVIDKLTTLKFVAQPKPKRYTFTNEDYLNKDKVPKFSMLMQGRFFWHHFLHQELQLLKDLGWHISFADNFYYKALSTDSVFDAEVIETDDHDFFSLGLNLTIDGKKMPAFPILLGAIEQLPKSALLDRDKEQLIAPDSPIYVDLDNGDFVALRYQSVQPILKQFIELFMPNALNKDGTMELSRFQGHQTLSMLDDQGMIATGTSKLRALADKLKDFQKVTTVPVPTGLNATLRTYQHQGLNWLQFLREYQLNGILADDMGLGKTIQALAHLLIEKQQGRLNKPVLIVAPTSVIFNWANEIEKFTPQLSYQVLHGSKRQQHFDCFESIEEGGTPVDIIITSYALIIKDLEHYAEQNFYYLILDEAHYIKNTKTKLYQAFMSLKAQHKLCLTGTPMENHLGEFWAQFNFLLPGFLGGQRQFTKLFRTPIEKHSDQERKQLLNRRIKPFILRRTKDKIAKELPQKTEIIQTLRIEGKQAELYESVRLAMDSRLKDIIADKGLKRSQIEVLDALLKLRQVCNHPKLLSLEGAKKVNQSAKLDYLMETLPEQIDEGRKILIFSQFTSMLALIEKELVDAGIGYVKLTGSTTKRQEVVDKFQRGEVPVFLISLRAGGVGLNLTAADTVIHFDPWWNPAVENQATDRAHRIGQNKPVFVYKYIIENSIEEKIQKIQQNKAALAKALLSEEVSDNKLSLTDDILNSLLAPLS from the coding sequence ATGGCTAAAAACACCTTTACCCCTGAATTGCTTGAGCAACACTTTACTAAAAATGAATGGAAAAAAGGCACGAGAATTTTTCAGTCTAAAGGCATTAAAACCTGCGCCCTTGATGGTGAAACAATTCGTGGTGTAGTGTCTAGTGAGCGCTCTAACCAGTCGAGTTATTTAACGCGTTTAGTTTTCGAAGGTAAGTATGATGATATTGCCAGTTATTGTGATTGTTATATTGGTCGAGATTGTAAGCATGGTGCAGCTTTAGCGCAGTGTTTTATTCATGAACACTTTGATCAAAATAACACGGCATCATCTGAAAAAGTCATTGATAAATGGCTTAACCGCTTTCAAGCTCAGCCCAGTAGATATCAACCTAATAGCCAACAAAAATCATTATTATATTTCTTAAAGCCGAATAGCTATAACGACGATGATTACTTCACCTTAGGGATTAAATCGGCTCGACCAAAAAATAGTGGCGGCTGGAGTCATTCGCTTGGTAGCGAGCATACGGCGAGTTCATTAATTAATAGTGCCTATGCTAATAACGAAGATGTTGATGTACTGACTGAGCTTATGCGTACTAATCAGTTTGGCGATAACATTAAGTATTTTGATTTATTTGAACGTATTATAAAAACCAATCGCTGTTTTTGGCATACTAACTTCGACTTGAACGAAGCGGTTACTTTAGGTGAGCCAATAGAGGCACAATGGCAGTGGCTAGCACTGGGAAATCAATTACACACCTTACAGCTTGTTTTCGAAAAGCCTTCAAGCAGTGTGCTTATTATTAAAGCGCAACCGCTTTGTTATTACGATGAAGCGCAAAACTGCTTTGGAAAAATTAACACCAATACTCAATGCGATTTTGAAGCAGACTTACTCAATTCCCCCATTTTTGAAGAAGATAAATTACCTTGGATCATGAGTAAGCTGTCAATGTCATTGGGTGACGCGGTACAGCGCTTACCTAAGCCAAAAACAGAATATTCACAAGAACTGACAAAACCTGAAGTATATTTGCACTTTACAACGCCTGCAGAAGCTAATCCGCAATCTGGTAATGTTCGGGTTAATTTTTCTTATCAAGGCAGTTTAGTTAATCCGCATAATGAGCGACTTACGGTATCACCATCAAACCTGACTGATAGCAAGATAAAGCTGTATCGAGACTTAGCCTTTGAGCAAATGGTTATTGATAAACTGACCACGTTAAAATTTGTCGCTCAGCCTAAGCCCAAGCGTTACACTTTTACCAATGAAGATTACTTAAATAAAGACAAAGTGCCTAAGTTTTCTATGCTAATGCAAGGACGATTTTTCTGGCATCACTTCTTACATCAAGAATTACAATTACTTAAAGACTTAGGTTGGCATATTAGCTTTGCTGATAATTTTTATTATAAGGCGCTGAGCACGGATAGTGTCTTTGATGCCGAAGTTATTGAAACCGATGACCACGACTTTTTCTCATTAGGGTTGAACTTAACCATTGATGGTAAAAAAATGCCGGCGTTTCCTATTTTGCTTGGGGCTATAGAACAATTACCTAAATCAGCATTACTTGATCGTGATAAAGAGCAGCTGATCGCACCAGACTCACCTATTTATGTTGATCTGGATAATGGTGACTTTGTTGCCTTGCGTTATCAAAGCGTGCAGCCCATATTAAAACAATTTATTGAGCTGTTTATGCCCAATGCCTTAAATAAAGATGGCACTATGGAGCTTTCGCGCTTTCAGGGTCATCAAACGTTATCGATGTTAGATGACCAAGGCATGATCGCCACAGGAACCAGCAAGTTAAGAGCGTTGGCCGATAAACTAAAAGACTTTCAAAAAGTCACCACTGTGCCTGTGCCGACCGGTTTAAACGCCACGTTAAGAACCTACCAACATCAAGGACTAAATTGGTTACAGTTTTTACGAGAGTATCAATTAAACGGTATTTTGGCTGATGACATGGGTTTGGGTAAAACTATTCAAGCCTTGGCGCACTTATTAATTGAAAAACAACAAGGTCGATTAAATAAGCCGGTATTAATTGTTGCGCCCACCAGTGTTATTTTTAACTGGGCGAATGAAATAGAAAAATTTACCCCGCAACTGTCTTATCAGGTATTGCACGGTAGTAAACGTCAGCAACACTTTGATTGCTTTGAAAGTATTGAAGAAGGTGGAACGCCGGTTGATATCATCATTACCAGCTATGCGCTAATTATTAAAGATTTAGAGCATTATGCTGAACAAAATTTTTATTACCTTATTCTTGATGAAGCCCATTATATAAAAAACACCAAAACTAAATTATACCAAGCATTTATGTCACTGAAAGCGCAGCATAAGTTGTGCTTAACGGGTACGCCTATGGAAAATCATTTAGGTGAGTTTTGGGCGCAATTTAATTTTTTACTGCCGGGGTTTTTAGGCGGACAAAGACAATTTACTAAGCTGTTTAGAACACCGATAGAAAAGCACAGTGATCAAGAGCGTAAGCAGTTATTAAATCGGCGTATTAAACCGTTTATTTTACGCAGAACTAAAGATAAAATTGCCAAAGAATTACCCCAAAAAACTGAGATTATTCAAACCCTTCGTATCGAAGGTAAACAGGCTGAGCTTTATGAGTCGGTACGTTTAGCAATGGACAGTCGCTTAAAAGATATTATTGCGGATAAAGGTTTAAAGCGCAGTCAGATAGAAGTGTTAGATGCGTTACTGAAGTTGAGACAAGTGTGTAATCATCCTAAGTTATTGTCGCTTGAGGGCGCTAAAAAAGTAAACCAATCTGCTAAGCTTGATTATTTAATGGAAACGCTGCCTGAGCAAATTGATGAAGGCCGTAAAATACTGATCTTTTCTCAGTTTACTAGCATGCTCGCTTTAATAGAGAAAGAGCTAGTAGATGCTGGCATTGGTTATGTTAAATTAACCGGCTCTACGACCAAAAGACAAGAAGTGGTTGATAAATTTCAACGCGGTGAAGTGCCGGTATTTTTAATTAGCTTACGAGCAGGTGGCGTAGGCTTAAACTTAACGGCAGCTGATACTGTTATTCATTTTGACCCATGGTGGAACCCTGCGGTAGAAAACCAAGCCACAGACAGAGCGCATCGTATTGGGCAAAACAAACCTGTTTTTGTTTATAAATATATTATTGAAAATTCAATAGAAGAAAAGATTCAAAAAATACAGCAGAATAAAGCTGCGCTAGCAAAAGCGTTATTGTCTGAAGAAGTGAGTGATAATAAACTCAGTTTAACTGATGATATTTTAAACTCGCTGCTTGCACCACTTAGCTAG
- a CDS encoding DUF1294 domain-containing protein, translated as MRLKGKLIKWHADKAFGFIAPNGGGSHVFIHKSAFTNKNRVPKVSEVITFSITKDHAERYCACDATFAGEKLKRKQPKKISKFSIYLPLLFLATIIITYTLGHLPQKIMYLYIGLSVITYLTYAFDKSKAQRGVWRTSESTLHLLALAGGWPGAALAQQHLRHKSSKQEFRNIFWLTVMLNLGILIWLHTSLGTQYLTLLT; from the coding sequence ATGCGCTTAAAAGGGAAGTTAATTAAATGGCATGCAGATAAAGCTTTTGGTTTTATTGCACCCAATGGCGGTGGCAGCCATGTTTTTATACATAAATCTGCTTTTACTAATAAAAATAGAGTACCGAAAGTTAGTGAAGTCATTACTTTCTCAATCACAAAAGATCACGCCGAAAGATATTGTGCTTGTGATGCAACCTTTGCAGGTGAAAAGCTAAAGCGAAAACAGCCGAAGAAAATCAGTAAATTCTCTATTTATTTACCCTTACTATTTTTAGCCACTATCATCATCACTTATACCCTAGGTCATTTACCGCAAAAAATAATGTATCTGTATATCGGGTTAAGTGTCATCACTTATCTAACCTACGCCTTCGATAAATCAAAAGCACAGCGCGGGGTATGGCGAACATCAGAAAGTACACTGCATCTGCTTGCTTTAGCGGGCGGTTGGCCAGGTGCTGCCTTGGCACAACAACACCTAAGACATAAATCCTCGAAGCAAGAGTTTCGAAATATTTTTTGGCTAACAGTAATGCTGAACTTGGGCATTTTAATATGGCTGCATACTTCTTTAGGCACTCAATATTTAACATTACTGACATGA
- a CDS encoding MltA domain-containing protein — MFLFTFILLTFHHSADASAKFFNLDKAPELGKMASFKASALCDVAKETQHYITHTPQDKFAVHAGKVFDESVTLAKVEKTLEFICQTYREDVRAKRQSRLHDQRFLKDNFDFYRWTPDTATARKIAIKSTNARKTSMLNAIPSDKIFLTKYYTKLLTASDVKTQVYNQALYSLPYDELGLTLTEANNDLTITRNKYTRQDIIAGVLDDKKLAKALIWLTEEALHDVLLQGTGVVDVNGKRRYFNVHRNNGIAYDYAIGKREQARYWYFSEVPSIMGYGETLDSKIAITPQVSFAGNVAELGLGKLFMVSYAQANENISRLGVLSDQGGAFDNNLFQLDLLADSYYGWEDYHQANKHLPDYTKAWLMLLKP, encoded by the coding sequence TTGTTTTTGTTCACTTTTATTTTGCTCACGTTTCATCATTCTGCCGATGCATCGGCTAAATTTTTTAATCTCGATAAAGCGCCTGAGCTAGGAAAAATGGCAAGCTTTAAAGCCAGTGCTTTGTGTGATGTTGCAAAAGAAACTCAACACTATATAACTCATACTCCACAAGATAAGTTTGCTGTGCATGCAGGCAAAGTATTTGATGAAAGCGTAACACTCGCTAAAGTGGAAAAAACCCTCGAGTTTATCTGTCAAACATATCGCGAAGATGTGCGAGCAAAGCGCCAAAGTCGGTTGCATGATCAACGTTTTTTAAAGGATAACTTTGATTTTTATCGCTGGACTCCTGATACGGCCACGGCACGAAAAATTGCTATCAAAAGCACGAATGCTAGAAAAACTAGCATGCTAAATGCTATTCCCAGTGACAAAATATTTTTAACTAAGTATTACACTAAATTATTAACTGCCAGTGATGTAAAAACCCAAGTCTATAATCAGGCACTGTATTCATTGCCTTATGATGAATTAGGCCTAACACTTACTGAAGCGAATAATGATTTAACCATTACCCGTAATAAATATACTCGACAAGATATTATTGCTGGCGTTTTGGATGATAAAAAACTAGCTAAGGCATTAATTTGGCTAACCGAAGAAGCATTGCATGATGTGTTATTGCAAGGTACAGGTGTGGTTGATGTTAATGGCAAACGACGCTATTTTAATGTTCATCGTAATAATGGCATTGCTTATGACTATGCGATAGGTAAGCGTGAACAGGCACGTTACTGGTATTTTTCAGAAGTGCCAAGCATTATGGGCTATGGAGAAACGCTCGACAGTAAAATAGCGATCACGCCGCAAGTTTCTTTTGCCGGAAATGTGGCTGAACTTGGTTTAGGTAAGTTGTTTATGGTGAGCTACGCACAAGCAAATGAAAATATCTCACGCTTGGGCGTACTCTCCGATCAAGGTGGCGCATTTGATAATAATTTATTTCAGCTCGATTTATTAGCAGATAGCTATTACGGCTGGGAAGATTACCATCAAGCCAATAAGCACTTACCTGATTACACTAAAGCTTGGTTAATGCTGTTGAAGCCTTAA
- a CDS encoding nucleoside-diphosphate sugar epimerase/dehydratase, with product MVRPIDLIPSPIKLLLALAYDLFSLAVAFYFAYIIRLGIDNIELSRYENIAFITVAISTLALFYLFDVYNSFVRFFNAKALLKIQFLLIIGCIIFYLCSFIFDAFIPRSVPIVFFVIASIQIAGARALVSLISRKHLFDEREGVVIYGASSAGRQLVHALSLGKKYQPLAFLDEKKRYVGRRVLGLKIHSHHNIAKLIKKHGQFKVLIAIPTVDPARLKQIVAYLEPYALELLIVPDMSDIVSGKRNIDELREVSVDELLGRKPVEPIAELLSANITDKIVMVSGAGGSIGKELCRQIVLNKPKALILLDVSEALLYEIHQELSETLAEKYNSLHVEPLIGNVQNGMLMSHIFNKHKVQTIYHAAAYKHVPMVENNVIAGVTNNVLGTYEIAQAAIYCEVETFVLISTDKAVRPTNVMGATKRLAELVLQGFAKKEHNTRFIMVRFGNVLGSSGSVVPLFKKQIKSGGPITITHPDIIRYFMTIPEAAQLVIQAGAMGTGGDVFVLDMGKPVKIVDLAYKMTHLMGLTVKDATNPNGDIPIFYSGLRPGEKLFEELLIGDHPRKTQHQRIFTANERSLHYSDVAKIIHQLKSAMCDEDEAQIRQILIAAPLDYQPKNRANIAKKPTKTLVAI from the coding sequence ATGGTTAGACCAATTGATTTAATTCCGAGTCCTATTAAGTTGTTACTGGCATTAGCCTACGACTTATTCTCTCTTGCTGTCGCATTCTATTTTGCTTACATCATCCGTTTAGGCATTGATAACATTGAGCTCTCTCGGTACGAAAACATTGCCTTTATCACTGTGGCGATATCAACCTTGGCATTATTCTACCTCTTCGATGTTTACAACTCTTTCGTCCGATTTTTCAACGCTAAAGCCTTACTAAAAATACAGTTCTTATTAATTATTGGCTGTATTATTTTCTACCTATGTAGCTTTATTTTTGATGCTTTTATTCCACGTTCTGTGCCAATCGTTTTTTTTGTTATTGCGAGTATACAAATTGCTGGCGCTAGGGCCTTAGTAAGCCTAATTTCTAGAAAACACTTGTTTGATGAACGTGAAGGCGTGGTTATTTATGGTGCTAGTAGTGCAGGTAGGCAACTAGTGCACGCTTTATCACTAGGTAAAAAATATCAACCTTTGGCTTTTTTAGATGAAAAAAAACGCTACGTCGGCCGACGAGTTTTAGGGTTAAAAATTCACTCCCATCACAATATTGCCAAACTTATTAAAAAGCATGGCCAGTTCAAAGTGTTGATTGCGATTCCAACCGTTGATCCGGCTCGATTGAAACAAATCGTAGCGTATTTAGAGCCTTATGCGCTTGAGCTTTTGATTGTTCCTGACATGTCTGACATTGTTTCTGGCAAACGTAATATCGATGAATTAAGAGAAGTATCTGTTGACGAACTATTAGGTCGTAAACCCGTTGAGCCCATTGCTGAATTATTGAGCGCAAATATTACTGATAAAATTGTGATGGTTTCTGGTGCTGGCGGCTCCATCGGTAAAGAACTCTGTCGACAGATTGTATTAAACAAACCTAAAGCGCTGATATTACTCGATGTTAGCGAAGCATTACTTTATGAAATACACCAAGAGTTAAGTGAAACGTTAGCAGAAAAATACAATAGTTTGCACGTTGAACCCCTGATCGGCAATGTGCAAAATGGCATGTTGATGAGCCATATTTTTAATAAGCACAAAGTACAAACCATCTACCATGCCGCGGCTTACAAGCACGTACCTATGGTAGAGAACAACGTAATAGCCGGTGTAACCAATAACGTTTTAGGCACTTATGAAATCGCACAAGCGGCTATTTATTGCGAAGTTGAAACCTTCGTACTTATTTCTACGGATAAAGCTGTACGACCGACCAATGTGATGGGGGCCACCAAACGCTTAGCTGAGCTGGTGTTGCAAGGTTTTGCCAAAAAAGAGCACAATACACGCTTTATTATGGTGCGTTTTGGTAATGTTTTGGGTTCATCGGGATCGGTGGTGCCGCTATTTAAAAAACAGATCAAAAGCGGTGGTCCAATTACCATTACACACCCTGATATCATTCGTTACTTTATGACCATTCCTGAAGCTGCACAATTAGTTATTCAAGCAGGTGCAATGGGCACAGGCGGAGATGTTTTTGTTTTGGACATGGGTAAACCAGTAAAAATAGTTGATCTAGCTTACAAAATGACGCATTTAATGGGCTTAACTGTTAAAGACGCCACGAACCCCAATGGCGACATTCCAATATTTTATAGCGGCCTGCGCCCTGGTGAAAAACTTTTCGAAGAATTACTGATTGGCGATCACCCTAGAAAAACCCAACATCAACGTATTTTTACCGCCAATGAGCGATCATTACATTACAGCGATGTCGCAAAAATTATTCACCAACTAAAATCGGCTATGTGTGATGAAGACGAAGCCCAAATTCGTCAAATCCTTATCGCTGCGCCACTAGACTATCAACCGAAAAATCGCGCAAATATCGCAAAAAAACCAACCAAAACGCTGGTAGCCATTTAG
- a CDS encoding sugar transferase, whose protein sequence is MYKIIKRTIDILASLLTLIILSPLYLIITRKVANNLGRPVIFSQQRPGLYGKIFTMKKFRSMRDAQDKNGVPLPDNERLTDFGIKLRNSSLDELPGLFSVLKGDMSLVGPRPLLVEYLPLYSKQQARRHNVKPGITGWAQVNGRNAISWQEKFELDVWYVNNQSLWLDIKIIYLTIKKVFSQADISANGEATMNKFTGQQ, encoded by the coding sequence ATGTATAAAATAATCAAACGCACTATAGATATATTAGCCTCCTTATTAACGCTAATTATACTCTCACCTTTATATCTTATTATTACCCGTAAAGTCGCTAATAACCTAGGTAGGCCGGTTATATTTAGCCAACAAAGGCCAGGTTTGTATGGCAAGATATTTACCATGAAAAAATTCCGTTCCATGCGTGATGCGCAAGATAAAAATGGTGTTCCATTGCCCGATAATGAGCGCTTAACCGATTTTGGTATCAAGCTTAGAAACTCAAGTTTAGATGAACTTCCAGGGTTATTTTCGGTATTAAAAGGTGATATGAGTTTGGTCGGACCTAGGCCCTTGTTGGTTGAATACTTGCCACTATATTCCAAACAGCAAGCAAGAAGACATAACGTTAAACCCGGTATTACAGGCTGGGCGCAGGTTAATGGACGAAACGCGATTAGCTGGCAGGAAAAGTTTGAGCTCGATGTGTGGTATGTCAATAATCAGTCTTTATGGTTAGATATTAAAATTATATACCTCACGATTAAAAAAGTTTTCTCGCAAGCTGATATCAGCGCCAACGGAGAAGCGACAATGAACAAGTTTACAGGTCAACAATGA